Genomic window (Aquimarina sp. BL5):
TCAAATCCAATGAAGAAACAAATAAACAAAAGAATTCTTATTGCTGGAGGAGTAATTATTCTATTAGCCAGTGTTTTTATCTACTTCAATGTATATAATAAACCTCATATAGATGTATCAGCAGCTACACCGGATTTATCAATGGAAGCAGGTGTTTTATTAAGTGAGTTCCTAAATAACGAAACAGAAGCAAACTCAAAATACTTAGAACAAATAATTGAAGTTAACGGAACAATCGCTGAAATTGATACAGATAAAAACGGTAATGCTATTATCTCTTTGAGAAAAAGTGATGACATCGAAAGTGTAATCTGTCACGTATTACCTAAGGAAAACAAAAAAGCAAATAACCTAAAAATAGGTCAAAAAATCAATATTAAAGGTATCTGTACTGGATATTTAATGGACGTGATATTGGTAAAATGTGTAATCATTAATTAACAATCTAATTATAAAGAAATGAAATTATTAAATATATTATTATTCAGCTTATTATGCTCTGCCGTTTCATTCGGACAGGGTAAATTTCTTACAAAAAAAGGGTATACATCATTTTTTTCTAGCACGCCTATAGAAGATATAAAAGCAGACAATAACCAGGTGTTGAGTATTATAGATTCATCAACTGGAACAATCGCTATCTCGATACTTATGAAATCTTTTATGTTCGAAAAATCATTAATGCAGGAGCATTTTAATGAGAACTATGTGGAATCTGATGAATATCCAAAAGCAATTTTCAAGGGTCAGATAATAGACTTTAGTGATGCAAATGAAAACGAACCAACGGTAACAATTGTAGGCGATATTACTATTCACGGGATTACTAAAAAAATAGAAGCAAAAGGCAAAATCAATAAAACAGAAGAAAGCATAAAGCTAACCGGAGATTTTCCAATAAAAGTTGCTGATTTTGGAATTAAAATACCTTCAATAGTTTCAAATAATATAGCAAAAACGATAAAAGTGACATTCGAATTAGATCATAAACCATATAAAAAGTAACATGAAAAAAAAGTTAATTGTTTTTATGATATGGGTGATTGGTTCTCAAACATTTGCCCAAGATCTACTGGATATTTTAGAAGAAGAGACTCCTCAAACCAAAAACTACACTACCTCTACTTTTAAAGGAACCCGAATATTAAACGGCCATTCAATCGAGAATCGAAAAAAAAGAACCTTAGAGTTTGTGATATCTCATCGTTTTGGCAGAGTTAATTTGGGAGCTGATGAATTATATGGATTAGATCAATCTAATATTCGTTTTGCGTTTGAGTATGGATTAACTGATGATATTATGTTAGGTGTTGGTAGAAGTAGTTTTGATAAAACATATGATGGATTTATTAAGTACAAGTTCTTAAAACAAAGTTCTGGTAAAAACTCTTTTCCCTTTACTGCCTCTCTTTTTACCAGTATTGCATATAGAACGCTAAAGGATTTTGATCCTAACAATGAACCAAGTTTTAGTCAAAAGTTATCCTATGTTACTCAAGTACTAATGGCAAGAAAATTCAGTTCAGGGTTTTCATTACAAATCACTCCAACCTACATTCATAGGAATTCTGTGAAAATCAACGAAGACCCACACGGCATATTTGCAGTTGGTGTTGGTAGTAGAGTAAAATTAACAAAGAGAGTTTCAATAAATGGAGAATACTTTTATACAGTAAACCCCTTAGAATCAATTGATGCATCAAATTCATTAGCCTTTGGAGTAGATATAGAAACTGGAGGACACATCTTCCAGATAATACTTTCAAATTCTATAACTATGATAGAAAAAAGTTTCATCACCGAATCCACGGATGACTTTTTTGAAGGTGATATACATCTAGGTTTTAATATTTCAAGAGCTTTCCAAATGGGAAATAAGAAAAAGAAAAAACTGAAAGCAATGAAAGAAGCCGGCCTGTAAATAAGCTAGGTTACTATCAAAATAATTATTAAACAAATTATACAACTAATAAAATGTTTAGAAGAAATTTTAAAGTTAAAGGAGAAGATGTTGATGATTTTATGGTAATGCAAGACAATGCATATCAAAACTATACATCATCAATACTTAGTGCTTATTTATTTGAAAAAGGATATGCTAAGCAAAAGAGAAAAACAATCAACTTTGATTTACAAGAATTCTTAGAAACAAAAAAAATCAGAAAACATTTAATGTTCATGCAAGATTTTTTTATAAATCTAGAGTTATTATCATTTGATGAACAACAACAAAAACTGATTGTTAAAAATAGTTTTTTTAATGCTAGTAATGAATTATGTGTGACGGCAAAAACCAGTATATCTTGGTTTGAACACACATAATAAAGACGAATCATCCTTAAGAAATGTTTTAGGTAGATAGATCGATTATTTAATTAAAACTACTTGATAGAAAAATCAGTGGGGTGAAATTGCTATGGAGAAGAGTTTATTTTTAGGTAATTGATTTTAAGAAGGGCTGAGTTCTTATGAACTCAGCCTTTTGATTTTAAGAAGATTTCATCTTTTCCGTCCTAATCAATTCGCCGATTAATTACAGTTTGTTTTAAAAATAAATCTCTGTAATTAATAATAACTATAAAGATTTGTCATAAACATAAAAGAAACTAAACCTTCTACTTCACAGTTTTAAGGTAATAAACTTTTAAAAATCATTTTTCAGATTTTAATGTATTGACATCAATAATTAATTGTGCAATTGAAGCTCTATTGAGTCCATTGTATATTCCACGAATATGTTTGTTTTTATCAATTAATAAAAAATTCTCTGTATGTAGAAAATCATCTTCATCCTTTTCTACACCTAGATCTTCTTCTACGAAATAATGATTTCTTCCTAAATCATAAATCTGCTTTCTATCACCAGTAACTAAATGCCATTTATTATCGATAATCTTCTTCTCTTTAGCATACTTTTGTAATACAGGAATAGAATCATATTCGGGAGTTACGGAATGAGATAATAATAATATTGTAGAATCTTCTTTAAATTCTTTCTGAAGCTTAGACATATTTGCGGTCATTTTTGGACAAATGCCTGGACACGTAGTAAAAAAGAAATCTGTCACATATATCTTATTGTCAAAAGTTCTATTTGTAATTGTATCTCCTAATTGATTTACCAAAGTAAAATCTGGTATCACATGAAATTCTTTTTCTTCTTGACTACCAGGCGTTAACCAATGCGGAGTAAATGTAGCTTCATTAAAATAAGGTAATGATTCTACTCTACTTGTCTTTTTTGCTTTAGAATCTTTACAACCACTGACACTAATCGAAAAGCCTATAAATAAATATATCATTTTATTGATATTGCACAACTTCTTTTTCCAGTTCATAACATAAATTTGAGCGTCTAAGACCAAAAA
Coding sequences:
- a CDS encoding YceI family protein, translating into MKLLNILLFSLLCSAVSFGQGKFLTKKGYTSFFSSTPIEDIKADNNQVLSIIDSSTGTIAISILMKSFMFEKSLMQEHFNENYVESDEYPKAIFKGQIIDFSDANENEPTVTIVGDITIHGITKKIEAKGKINKTEESIKLTGDFPIKVADFGIKIPSIVSNNIAKTIKVTFELDHKPYKK
- a CDS encoding SCO family protein, with amino-acid sequence MIYLFIGFSISVSGCKDSKAKKTSRVESLPYFNEATFTPHWLTPGSQEEKEFHVIPDFTLVNQLGDTITNRTFDNKIYVTDFFFTTCPGICPKMTANMSKLQKEFKEDSTILLLSHSVTPEYDSIPVLQKYAKEKKIIDNKWHLVTGDRKQIYDLGRNHYFVEEDLGVEKDEDDFLHTENFLLIDKNKHIRGIYNGLNRASIAQLIIDVNTLKSEK
- a CDS encoding DUF5777 family beta-barrel protein; this encodes MKKKLIVFMIWVIGSQTFAQDLLDILEEETPQTKNYTTSTFKGTRILNGHSIENRKKRTLEFVISHRFGRVNLGADELYGLDQSNIRFAFEYGLTDDIMLGVGRSSFDKTYDGFIKYKFLKQSSGKNSFPFTASLFTSIAYRTLKDFDPNNEPSFSQKLSYVTQVLMARKFSSGFSLQITPTYIHRNSVKINEDPHGIFAVGVGSRVKLTKRVSINGEYFYTVNPLESIDASNSLAFGVDIETGGHIFQIILSNSITMIEKSFITESTDDFFEGDIHLGFNISRAFQMGNKKKKKLKAMKEAGL